CGTTGACATTGTGGGAGTGCCGCTGCTGTTCAGCGCAGGCTATTACGCCAGCGCGGTGATGTACCTGTTCTACGGCTTCTTTACCCTCACCGGGTTCTTCGTGTGGTGGCGGGCCGAAAAGCGCGAACGTGCCGGCCGCGACGCCGAGCCCGTAGTCGCTGCTGTGTCCGCGGGGGCCCTCCAGTGAGCTTAGCCAATACGTTTTACACGGCAGCAGAAAATGCGGCCATGGAAGCCGCATTAAAAGCTGCACTTGCCGGACCGCGGGGAGCCAACCCGTTGGTAGGGGCGGTCATCCTCAGTCCGGAGGGAAAGCAACTGGCAACCGGTTATCACCGAGGGGCCGGAACGGCCCATGCCGAAGCCGACGCGATCTCCGAAGCCCGGAAGAACGGCGTCGAGACTGCAGGAACCACCATGGTTGTCACGTTGGAGCCCTGCAACCATGTGGGCAGAACCGGGCCCTGCGCCCAGGCCATCATTGACGCAGGCATCGCAAGGGTGATCTACGCCGTCGACGATCCCCATGACCCCGCCGCGGGGGGTGCGCGCACGCTCACTGCCGCCGGCATTGACGTCAGGTCCGGACTGGAAGGTAGCAGGGCACTGGACCTGAACCGTGACTGGTTCGACGCCGTTGCGGCGAAGCGTCCCTTCGTCACCTTGCATATAGCCCAGACCCTGGACAGCAGAATTGCCGCTGTGGACGGCACCAGCCAATGGATCTCCTGTCCGGAGTCGCTTGCTGACAACCACGGACTGCGGGGTCTGATCGACGCGATCCTGGTAGGAACCGGGACGGTGCTGATCGACAACCCGCGATTGACGGCGCGGACACCGGAGGGCGGGCTCTCGGCCCACCAGCCCCTCCGTGCAGTCATGGGTTTGCGGGAAGTCCCTGAAGATGCTGCAGTCCGGGGAACCGACGGGCGTTTCCTTCACCTGCCCACGCGCGATCCGGCGGAAGCCTTGGGCCTGCTGTTCGAACAGGGGGTCCGCCACCTCATGGTGGAAGGAGGCTCCTCCATTTTGAGCACTTTCCTTGCCGCGGACCTGGTGGACGAACTGATCGTCTACCTCGCTCCCACGTTGCTCGGATCCGGTACCCCGGCACTTCACGACCTCGGTATCACCACACTTGCGGACGCCCAGCACTGGTCCTGGGACGACGCCGGTGGCGGCGCTGTCCGGATTCTGGGCAACGACCTTCGGCTACACCTGCGGTCACCACGGGGCGCCGCCAGCACTATCAAGAATTCGGTTTCGCAGAAAAATGTGGTTCTTCACGGAGAAGCTGCGGAACATCTCACAGGAGGAAACTGATGTTTACGGGAATCGTTGCCGAGCAAGGCACTGTGCTTGGCATTGAGCATGATGGCGATGCCAGCGCAACATTGAGGCTGAAAGCGCCTACCACGGCAGACGGCTTGCCCTTGGGTGGCTCCATTGCCGTCAACGGGGTGTGCCTGACCGCCACGCAGATCGAGGGCCAGGACTTCAGCGTGGACGTCATGGGGGAGACCCTCGTCCGGACAACCATTGGCGAGCTGACGGCGGGAGATGCCGTAAACCTGGAACGCTGCGTTCCGGCCGGCGGACGGCTGGACGGGCACGTTGTCCAAGGCCATGTGGACGGTGTAGGTGAACTGCTGGAACGCGAGCCGCTGGGGAACTGGGACCGGCTGAGGTTTGGAGTGCCGGCCACGCTGGCACGGTACATCGCCGAAAAGGGTTCGATCGCCGTCGACGGTGTTTCATTGACCGTGACCGCGGTCAGCCCCGCCGCAGAAACGGCGCCGTGGTTTGAAGTAGGTCTGATTCCCACTACGCTGGAGGAAACCGGCTTGGGCGCCAAAGCGGTGGGTGGCCGGGTGAACATCGAAGTTGATGTGTTGGCCAAGTACACCGAACGCCTCCTGTCCTTCGCGCCCCGGCAGGGAGGCAACTGATGAGCGCTCCCGCCAAAACAACTCCGGCCGGAACGGGACGTACCGGCCTGGATCCTGTCGAATCCGCCATCGCCGCCATGGCCGCCGGCAGGGCCGTGATCGTGGTGGACAACGAAGACCGGGAAAACGAAGGCGACATCATTTTCGCCGCCGAGCACGCAACGCCGGCGCTCATGGGCTGGACCATCCGTTATTCATCCGGAGTCATCTGTGTTCCCTTGGATTCAGAGCGCGCGGACGCCCTGATCCTGCCGCCTATGGTGGAGATCAACGAGGACGCAAAGGGAACCGCCTACACCGTTTCCTGCGATGCTGCGATCGGAGTCAGCACCGGAATCTCAGCTACTGACCGCGCTTTGACTGCCCGAATTTTGGCGGATCCAAACAGCACTCCGGCATCGATCACACGCCCCGGGCATATTTTCCCGCTGCGTGCGGTTAACGGGGGAGTGCGTGAACGCCCAGGTCACACGGAAGCTGCCGTGGACCTGTGTCGGCTTGCCGGGCTCGCTCCGGTGGGTGTGATCGCAGAGTTGGTACATGACGACGGTGAAATGATGCGGCTGGACAGTCTCCGTGATTTTGCCGCTGAACATGGATGCCCCCTCATCTCCATCGAGGACCTGGTGTCGTATGTTGAGGCGGTAGAGTCCCGGAAAGCACATGTTTCACAGGAGGACGAGGAGAAGCGATGACCGCATCGACCACACGCAGCAGCGACCACACCGGCCCCGGGACGCACCCCGTCAGTGGTGGGCCGATCGTGCAATTGCCTACGGCTTTTGGTGACTTTGTGGCACAGGCGTGGACTGACCATGAGACCGGCCACGAGCACCTCGCCGTGAGTTCCCCCAACCCGCCCAAGGGCGGCCGTGCACCATTGGTAAGGCTGCATTCGGAGTGCCTCACCGGTGATGTGTTTGGTTCCTACCGCTGCGACTGCGGAGAACAGTTGGCCTTTGCCCTGGAGCTCATCCAAGCAGAGGGCGGGACCTTGCTGTACCTGCGCGGCCAAGAGGGCCGGGGCATCGGGTTGGCCAACAAAATCAAGGCATATGCGCTGCAGGAAGCCGGCTTTGACACAGTGGAAGCCAACGAACAGCTCGGCCTGCCTGTAGATGCGCGCTCCTACACTGCCGCGGGCCAGATCCTAGCGGAAATGGGACTGCACGAGGTCAGGTTGCTGAGCAACAACCCCGATAAGCAGAACCGCCTCGCCCAAGCCGGTGTCACGGTGGTGGAGATGGTGCCCACCGAGGTTCCCTCCCGCGAACAGAACCTCCGCTACCTGCAGACCAAGAAAGACCGGATGGACCACCGACTGGCGCTGGACGTCCAGCCCGTCAGCAACGGCAAGACGCCGGCATCCCTGCCCTTTGACAACAACCAAGACTGAACGGATCCCCAGCAACTATGAGCGGCCACGGCGCACCAACTATCGACCTCACCACCCTCAACCCCGAGGAAACCTCACAGCTGAAGTTGGCCATTGTGGCCGCGAGCTGGCACACACAGATCATGGACGGGCTGGTTGACGGTGCCCTCCGCGCAGCCAAGGAAGCCGGCATCGCCGAACCCACGCTCCTGCGGGTTCCGGGCAGCTTTGAACTTCCGGTTGCCGCGGCCAGGCTCGCGCCCCACTTCGACGCTGTGGTAGCCCTCGGCGTAGTGATCCGCGGCGGGACCCCACACTTCGACTACGTCTGCCAGGCCGCGACGTCGGGCCTCACCGACGTCAGCGTCCGCACCGGAGTGCCTGTTGGCTTCGGCGTCCTCACTTGCGACACCGAGCAGCAGGGCATCGACCGTGCCGGCCTTCCGGGTTCCAAGGAGGACAAGGGACACGAAGCAGTGACCGCTGCCTTGGCCACGGCTGTGACACTCAAGCAGTACAGCTAAACGCCTGGATCGAAGGGGATGTGAGTGTGTCTTCACTCACATCCCCTTCGTCATGCAACGCCCCAACAAGCGGTGGTTGCCCCTGAGCAAGTAGTCTGGAGGGCGTGAAGAATTTCGAGACGCTGTTCGCAGAACTGAGTGAGAAAGCAGCGACCCGCCCGGCAGGTTCGCGCACGGTTGCCGAACTGGACTCCGGAATCCATGGCATCGGTAAAAAGGTGGTCGAAGAGGCCGCCGAAGTCTGGATGGCCGCGGAGTACGAATCGGACGAAGCCGCCGCTGAGGAAATCTCCCAGTTGCTGTACCACCTGCAGGTCCTCATGCTCGCCAAGGGCCTCAGCCTGGAAGACGTTTACAAGCATCTCTAGCCACGCCACTCCGCTTGCCTGTTGCGGAGCCCCCTGCGTGGCCAAGGTGCCTGAAAACCTCCATTCCAAAAAGAAAGTCTCCCAATGCTCCGTGTAGCAGTCCCCAACAAGGGATCCCTGTCCGAAGCCGCCTCGGCAATGTTGTCCGAGGCTGGTTACCGCCAGCGCCGCGACACCCGCGAACTGGTCATGGTTGATCCCGACAATGACATTGAGTTCTTCTTCCTCCGTCCCCGCGACATCGCCGTTTACGTCGGCCAGGGAACCCTGGACGTCGGCATCACCGGCCGCGACCTGTTGCTGGACGCAAAAGTGGAAGCCGAAGAACTGCTTCCTTTGGGCTTCGCGCCGTCCACGTTCCGGTTCGCTGGACCGGTAGGTGACTTCACCGGCGTCGAGCAGCTCGAAGGCAAGCGCCTGGCAACCAGTTACGACGGACTTTTGCGCGATTACCTTTCCGAGCGCGGCGTGAACGCCACCGTGGTCCGGCTGGACGGAGCCGTTGAGTCTTCCGTGCGTCTGGGCGTCGCGGACGCAATCGCCGACGTCGTTGAAACAGGTAACACGCTCAAAGCTGCCGGCATGGAGATCTTTGGCGATCCCATCCTGAAGTCCGAGGCCGTGCTGATCCGCCGGTCCGGTTCGGGCGGAGCCGCCAACGGGACAGCCAAGGAAATCGAGATTCTCATCCGTCGACTCCAGGGAGTCCTCGTAGCCCGCCAGTACGTCCTGATGGATTACGACATCCGCAAAGACCTGGTGGAGGACGCGGCTGCACTGACTCCCGGCCTGGAATCGCCCACGGTCTCACCGCTGCGGGATTCGGAGTGGGTTGCTGTGCGGTCCATGGTTCCCAAGAAGGAAACCAACCGCATCATGGACGAGCTCTACGACCTCGGAGCACGCGCCATCCTGGTCAGCAGCATCCACGCTTGCCGCATCTGATCCACGGACAGCAAGCCCAGTAGAACTTAGGAGCAGCACATGGCTGTAGCCGTACGCGTCATCCCATGCCTGGATGTCGATGCAGGCCGGGTGGTCAAGGGCGTCAATTTTGAAGGACTCCGAGATGCCGGAGATCCAGTGGAACTCGCGCACCGGTACGATAACGGCGGGGCCGACGAATTGACGTTCCTGGACGTCACTGCGTCGTCCGGCAACCGCGAAACCACGTTCGACGTGGTCCGCCGCACGGCTGAGGAAGTCTTCATTCCCTTGACCGTGGGTGGTGGTGTTCGTGGCGTGGCAGAGGTGGACAAGCTCCTGCGCTTCGGTGCGGACAAGGCGTCCATCAACACCGCGGCTGTCGCCCGCCCCGATGTGATCGATGAAATCACCCGTCACTTCGGCTCGCAGGTCCTGGTGCTCTCGGTGGACGCGCGCCGTACCCGTGACGGTGACGTCCCGACGTCGTCCGGTTTTGAAGTGACCACCCACGGTGGCCGCACCGGTACCGGAATCGATGCGATCGCCTGGGCCAAGGAAGCCGCCGACAGGGGCGTGGGAGAGATCCTGCTCAACTCGATCGACGCCGATGGCACGAAGGACGGCTTCGACCTTGAACTGATCCGCTTGGTCCGTGCTGCGGTGAACATCCCCATCATTGCTTCGGGCGGGGCCGGCGTGCCTGCCCATTTCCCGCCCGCCGTGGAGGCTGGCGCGGACGCCGTGCTGGCGGCCTCGGTGTTCCACTTTGGCCCGGATGACATGATCGCCCAGGTGAAGACCGCGATTCGTGAGGCAGGCTTCGAGGTTCGCTGATCAGTAGAGCTTAAAAGGCAATGGAGGGTCACCGTGCAGGTGACCCTCCATTGCGCATTTAGAGGCCGATGTCGGCTGACTGCAAGAGCGCGACGGCGTCCGGCTGGCCTTCGAAGGTGACGAGCGCCTGGCTGGTACGTCCATGAGCGTGCATAAGCAGTTCGCCGGGCTCGCCGACGATTGCTACTGAAACGGGGGCTCGCTTGGCTACGTGTCGGGGACCGGTGGGTCGCACAAGCACAATACCGAGGTCTACACCGCGGTAAAGGAAGGCAGCGCGCTTGATGAGGTCGTCCCAGAGGGCATCCGAATAGGCTTCGTCGAGTGCCCGGGGTGCCCAACGGTCGCCGGCGCGGCGAATGTCCTCGGTGTGAACAAAGTACTCAATGAGATTGGACGTCTCATCCAAGGCTTTGATCTTCAAGGGGGAGAGGGCCGGAGGGCCGGCGCGGAACGTCTTGATGAGGTCCGCATAGGCTTCAGGGCTCTGGAGCTTGGCAGCGAGTTTGGAGGTGGCCTTCTCCGAGGCCTTGCCCAAACTGGGAATCAGCAGGCCCAAACCCACTGCAATCTTCCGTTCGCGCAGATACAAATGCGCAGCAAGATCCCGCGTCTGCCACCCTTCGCAGAGCGTGGGGGAGTCAGGTCCGGCCGCCAGAAGGGTTTCGGCCAGTACTTCTCGGGAAGGATCGACGAAATGCATCACTTGTGAAACTAGCACGATCGGAGCACTCTTGCGCAGTGGAACCGCCGCAGAATCCGGCTCCCGCCAAAGGCACTAGACTTGATCTGATGTCAGAGCAGTCCGCCCCCAGCCCAACTCCTGCCGCGGAGCCCTCAAGCGAGCCCGCGAGCCCTTTGCCGCAGGAGATCGCCAGCGCCCTGAAACGGGATTCTTCCGGCCTCGTCGCAGCTATCGTGCAGCAGCACGACACCCATGAGGTCCTCATGCTCGGCTGGATGGATGATGAGGCTCTCCACCGCACCATGACCTCCGGCAGGGTCACGTTCTACTCCCGCTCCCGTCAGGAGTACTGGCGTAAGGGCGACACCTCCGGACACGTACAGTTCGTGAAGTCTGTCGCCCTTGACTGCGACGGCGATGCCCTCCTGATCCGCGTGGACCAGATCGGCGCAGCCTGCCACACCGGAACCCGGACCTGCTTCGATGGTCGCGACTTCACAGTTGTTACGGGCCACCGCGACTAAGGCACCCACCACTTTCCACTGACGCACCACCTCAGACAATAAGGCGGAAAACATAGCCATGCAGGACCTTGGAATCATCAGCCCGGGCCTGGAAGAGTTCCGCGAACTCGCCGTCCACAGCCGTGTCATCCCTGTCCGACTCAAGGTCTTGGCGGATGCCGAGACTCCCATTGGCCTGTACCGAAAGCTGGCCAAGGGGCAACCGGGAACCTTCCTCTTGGAATCCGCTGCGGTTGGCGGCGCGTGGTCGCGCTACTCCTTCATCGGTTCCAAGTCCCGTGCCACGCTGACCACCAAAGACGGCCAGGCGCACTGGATTGGTGAGCCACCCGTGGGAGTTCCTGTCTCGGGTAACCCCGTTGACGCTGTGCGGGACACCGTCGCGGCACTCCAAACTGACCGCTTTGATGGGTTGCCGCCGTTCACGTCCGGTTTGGTGGGCTTCCTCGGGTGGGAAGCTGTGCGCCATTGGGAGCGGCTGACGTCCCCGCCCGAAGATGATCTGCAGCTGCCCGAGATGGCACTGAACCTGGTCACCGACATGGCGGTGCACGACAATATGGACGGCACCGTCCTCCTGATTGCCAACGCCATTAATTTCGATGACAGCTCCGAGCGGGTGGATGATGCCTGGCACGACGCCGTAGCCCGGGTGAAGGCGCTGCTGGAGCAGATCAGCACACCGGTTGCCCAGCCCGTGTCCGTGCTTGAAACGGCTGCCCTGGACTTCGCCTCGAGCGTCCAGGAACGCTGGGACGAGGCCAAATACCTGGAAGCAATCGACCGCGGCAAGGAAGCCATTGTTGACGGTGAGGTTTTCCAGGTAGTGATCTCGCGGCGATTCGAAATGGAATGCGCCGCGGACCCCCTGGATGTTTATCGCGTCCTGCGCAACACCAACCCCAGCCCGTATATGTACCTCTTCAGCCTGGAGGACGCGGACGGCCGCGAGTACTCGATTGTGGGCTCCTCACCGGAGGCCTTGGTCACGGTGACCGGACAGGAAGTCATTACCCACCCCATCGCCGGCTCGCGCCCCCGTGGCAAGACGGTGGAGGCCGACAAGGCATTGGCTACTGAGCTTCTGGCAGACCAGAAAGAGCGCGCAGAGCACCTGATGCTGGTGGATCTCTCACGCAACGACCTCTCCAAGGTCTGTGTGGCCGGAACCGTGGACGTTACGCAGTTCATGGAAGTGGAGCGGTTCAGCCACATCATGCACCTGGTGTCCACCGTGGTAGGCGAGCTCGCCCCGCACGCAAAGGCCTACGACGTCCTCAAAGCGACTTTTCCGGCGGGCACTCTTTCTGGTGCTCCCAAGCCGCGTGCGCTCAGGCTGCTGGACGAACTCGAACCGCACCGGCGTGGCATCTACGGCGGCGTGGTGGGCTACTTGGACTTCGCCGGAGACATGGACATGGCCATTGCCATCCGGTCCGCACTGCTCCGTGAGGGGCGCGCCTACGTCCAGGCCGGCGGTGGGATCGTGGCCGATTCGCACAAGCCTTCGGAAGCCCTTGAAACGGTGAACAAAGCTGCCGCACCTCTCCGTGCGGTGCACACGGCCGGTTCGTTGCAGAACATTTCCGCAAGGTCTGTGCGGAGCGCAGATGAATCCGACACCGGGACGTCGGCTTCATGAGCGCGGCATCTTCAGCACCTTCTGTGAGGCAGTCTCCGCGGTGGGCGCGAAAATCCACTCTGGTTCTGGCCACCACCATCCTTGCGCTGGCCGTTTTTGGAGCCACCACTCAGACCTGGATCGAGGTCCGGCTGGACCCCACTGGTGCCTCCAACAGTGACCTCCATGTCCAAGGAAGCAAAGCGGCTACCGCGGTCACAGCACTGGCTGTCGTCGCTCTGGCGGGCGGCTTGGCTGCATCCATCGCCGGAAAGATAGCGCGCTGGATCATTGCAGTCCTCATTGTTTTGTCAGCTGCGGGGATCATCCTCGCGGCAGTGACCGTCATGCTGGATCCGTTGGGAGCCGCGCAAGGTTCCATAGCTGCAGCCACGGGAGTATCGGGCGGGCAGGCCGATGCAGCAGTTACTGTGTTCCCCGTGCTTGCCATCATTGCCGGTTCCCTTCTGGCGGTCTGCGCTGTTCTCTTGCCGCTTGCGGCTCGTCACTGGACCTCACG
The sequence above is a segment of the Arthrobacter sp. StoSoilB22 genome. Coding sequences within it:
- the ribD gene encoding bifunctional diaminohydroxyphosphoribosylaminopyrimidine deaminase/5-amino-6-(5-phosphoribosylamino)uracil reductase RibD, with amino-acid sequence MSLANTFYTAAENAAMEAALKAALAGPRGANPLVGAVILSPEGKQLATGYHRGAGTAHAEADAISEARKNGVETAGTTMVVTLEPCNHVGRTGPCAQAIIDAGIARVIYAVDDPHDPAAGGARTLTAAGIDVRSGLEGSRALDLNRDWFDAVAAKRPFVTLHIAQTLDSRIAAVDGTSQWISCPESLADNHGLRGLIDAILVGTGTVLIDNPRLTARTPEGGLSAHQPLRAVMGLREVPEDAAVRGTDGRFLHLPTRDPAEALGLLFEQGVRHLMVEGGSSILSTFLAADLVDELIVYLAPTLLGSGTPALHDLGITTLADAQHWSWDDAGGGAVRILGNDLRLHLRSPRGAASTIKNSVSQKNVVLHGEAAEHLTGGN
- the ribA gene encoding GTP cyclohydrolase II; this translates as MTASTTRSSDHTGPGTHPVSGGPIVQLPTAFGDFVAQAWTDHETGHEHLAVSSPNPPKGGRAPLVRLHSECLTGDVFGSYRCDCGEQLAFALELIQAEGGTLLYLRGQEGRGIGLANKIKAYALQEAGFDTVEANEQLGLPVDARSYTAAGQILAEMGLHEVRLLSNNPDKQNRLAQAGVTVVEMVPTEVPSREQNLRYLQTKKDRMDHRLALDVQPVSNGKTPASLPFDNNQD
- a CDS encoding Trp biosynthesis-associated membrane protein codes for the protein MSAASSAPSVRQSPRWARKSTLVLATTILALAVFGATTQTWIEVRLDPTGASNSDLHVQGSKAATAVTALAVVALAGGLAASIAGKIARWIIAVLIVLSAAGIILAAVTVMLDPLGAAQGSIAAATGVSGGQADAAVTVFPVLAIIAGSLLAVCAVLLPLAARHWTSRTKYDAGTRSKKSSNEPVDEIDSWDSLSRGEDPT
- the hisG gene encoding ATP phosphoribosyltransferase translates to MLRVAVPNKGSLSEAASAMLSEAGYRQRRDTRELVMVDPDNDIEFFFLRPRDIAVYVGQGTLDVGITGRDLLLDAKVEAEELLPLGFAPSTFRFAGPVGDFTGVEQLEGKRLATSYDGLLRDYLSERGVNATVVRLDGAVESSVRLGVADAIADVVETGNTLKAAGMEIFGDPILKSEAVLIRRSGSGGAANGTAKEIEILIRRLQGVLVARQYVLMDYDIRKDLVEDAAALTPGLESPTVSPLRDSEWVAVRSMVPKKETNRIMDELYDLGARAILVSSIHACRI
- the hisF gene encoding imidazole glycerol phosphate synthase subunit HisF, which produces MAVAVRVIPCLDVDAGRVVKGVNFEGLRDAGDPVELAHRYDNGGADELTFLDVTASSGNRETTFDVVRRTAEEVFIPLTVGGGVRGVAEVDKLLRFGADKASINTAAVARPDVIDEITRHFGSQVLVLSVDARRTRDGDVPTSSGFEVTTHGGRTGTGIDAIAWAKEAADRGVGEILLNSIDADGTKDGFDLELIRLVRAAVNIPIIASGGAGVPAHFPPAVEAGADAVLAASVFHFGPDDMIAQVKTAIREAGFEVR
- a CDS encoding anthranilate synthase component I — protein: MQDLGIISPGLEEFRELAVHSRVIPVRLKVLADAETPIGLYRKLAKGQPGTFLLESAAVGGAWSRYSFIGSKSRATLTTKDGQAHWIGEPPVGVPVSGNPVDAVRDTVAALQTDRFDGLPPFTSGLVGFLGWEAVRHWERLTSPPEDDLQLPEMALNLVTDMAVHDNMDGTVLLIANAINFDDSSERVDDAWHDAVARVKALLEQISTPVAQPVSVLETAALDFASSVQERWDEAKYLEAIDRGKEAIVDGEVFQVVISRRFEMECAADPLDVYRVLRNTNPSPYMYLFSLEDADGREYSIVGSSPEALVTVTGQEVITHPIAGSRPRGKTVEADKALATELLADQKERAEHLMLVDLSRNDLSKVCVAGTVDVTQFMEVERFSHIMHLVSTVVGELAPHAKAYDVLKATFPAGTLSGAPKPRALRLLDELEPHRRGIYGGVVGYLDFAGDMDMAIAIRSALLREGRAYVQAGGGIVADSHKPSEALETVNKAAAPLRAVHTAGSLQNISARSVRSADESDTGTSAS
- a CDS encoding TIGR03085 family metal-binding protein, which produces MHFVDPSREVLAETLLAAGPDSPTLCEGWQTRDLAAHLYLRERKIAVGLGLLIPSLGKASEKATSKLAAKLQSPEAYADLIKTFRAGPPALSPLKIKALDETSNLIEYFVHTEDIRRAGDRWAPRALDEAYSDALWDDLIKRAAFLYRGVDLGIVLVRPTGPRHVAKRAPVSVAIVGEPGELLMHAHGRTSQALVTFEGQPDAVALLQSADIGL
- a CDS encoding phosphoribosyl-ATP diphosphatase; translated protein: MKNFETLFAELSEKAATRPAGSRTVAELDSGIHGIGKKVVEEAAEVWMAAEYESDEAAAEEISQLLYHLQVLMLAKGLSLEDVYKHL
- a CDS encoding riboflavin synthase, with protein sequence MFTGIVAEQGTVLGIEHDGDASATLRLKAPTTADGLPLGGSIAVNGVCLTATQIEGQDFSVDVMGETLVRTTIGELTAGDAVNLERCVPAGGRLDGHVVQGHVDGVGELLEREPLGNWDRLRFGVPATLARYIAEKGSIAVDGVSLTVTAVSPAAETAPWFEVGLIPTTLEETGLGAKAVGGRVNIEVDVLAKYTERLLSFAPRQGGN
- the hisI gene encoding phosphoribosyl-AMP cyclohydrolase — encoded protein: MSEQSAPSPTPAAEPSSEPASPLPQEIASALKRDSSGLVAAIVQQHDTHEVLMLGWMDDEALHRTMTSGRVTFYSRSRQEYWRKGDTSGHVQFVKSVALDCDGDALLIRVDQIGAACHTGTRTCFDGRDFTVVTGHRD
- the ribH gene encoding 6,7-dimethyl-8-ribityllumazine synthase; translation: MSGHGAPTIDLTTLNPEETSQLKLAIVAASWHTQIMDGLVDGALRAAKEAGIAEPTLLRVPGSFELPVAAARLAPHFDAVVALGVVIRGGTPHFDYVCQAATSGLTDVSVRTGVPVGFGVLTCDTEQQGIDRAGLPGSKEDKGHEAVTAALATAVTLKQYS
- the ribB gene encoding 3,4-dihydroxy-2-butanone-4-phosphate synthase, which gives rise to MSAPAKTTPAGTGRTGLDPVESAIAAMAAGRAVIVVDNEDRENEGDIIFAAEHATPALMGWTIRYSSGVICVPLDSERADALILPPMVEINEDAKGTAYTVSCDAAIGVSTGISATDRALTARILADPNSTPASITRPGHIFPLRAVNGGVRERPGHTEAAVDLCRLAGLAPVGVIAELVHDDGEMMRLDSLRDFAAEHGCPLISIEDLVSYVEAVESRKAHVSQEDEEKR